In Gemmatimonadota bacterium, a genomic segment contains:
- a CDS encoding YdcF family protein, whose product MRTLLQAVVSLLGAILALWLATVGLVLLAGARPQLRRADAILVLGAAQYNGQPSPVFRARLDHALALYRGGLARRLVFTGGVGSGDTLSEAEVARRYATARGVPDAAILVERRGLTSAESVSAAAALMRAQGLHRALIVSDPFHMLRLELLARRSGLRPYRAPTTGSPITRARGTRWRYVLRESVVFPAAALLGSR is encoded by the coding sequence GTGCGAACCCTGCTCCAGGCGGTCGTTTCGCTGCTGGGGGCGATTCTCGCCCTCTGGCTCGCTACCGTGGGGCTGGTGCTGCTGGCGGGCGCGCGGCCGCAGCTCCGGCGCGCCGACGCGATTCTGGTTCTCGGCGCTGCACAGTACAATGGTCAGCCTTCACCGGTGTTCCGGGCACGCCTCGATCATGCGCTGGCGCTCTACCGCGGCGGGCTGGCCCGCCGGCTCGTGTTCACGGGCGGGGTGGGCTCCGGAGACACCCTGAGCGAGGCCGAGGTGGCCAGACGCTACGCCACCGCGCGCGGCGTTCCGGATGCCGCCATCCTGGTCGAGCGCCGCGGCCTGACTTCGGCCGAATCCGTCAGCGCGGCGGCCGCCCTCATGCGCGCTCAGGGGCTGCACCGCGCCCTGATCGTCAGTGATCCGTTTCACATGCTGCGCCTCGAGCTGCTGGCGCGACGGTCCGGCCTGCGGCCGTACCGCGCGCCCACGACCGGGAGCCCCATTACGCGGGCGCGCGGCACGCGCTGGCGCTACGTGCTGCGCGAGAGCGTGGTCTTCCCGGCTGCCGCCCTGCTGGGCAGCCGCTGA